One window of Pelobates fuscus isolate aPelFus1 chromosome 9, aPelFus1.pri, whole genome shotgun sequence genomic DNA carries:
- the LOC134573731 gene encoding olfactory receptor 1F1-like gives MGNISLVTEFILLGLSRNHNQQVPLFAVFLTTYLVTVLGNGLIIAVISKDYELHTPMYFFLGNLSFVDICFSSVTAPRMLANLLLEKKSISFKACMTQLFFLFCTASMECFILAIMAYDRLVAISNPLRYLSIMNSKTCLTLVGSSWALTSLHSLLHMVTVSTFTFCGPNQIHEYFCDLPPLLALSCSDTTSYDLLVFTEGSLIATSPFLFVVVSYSRILKTILMIRSSSGQYRAFSTCSSHLLSVGLYFGTIFFTYFRPSSSGSVDDDRTITVVYSVLTPLLNPFIYSLRNQQVKGALKKMMCQ, from the coding sequence ATGGGGAATATATCATTGGTTACAGAGTTCATCCTTCTGGGTTTATCCCGTAACCACAACCAGCAGGTCCCACTCTTTGCAGTATTTCTGACTACTTATCTGGTGACCGTGCTGGGAAATGGGCTAATCATAGCTGTTATCAGCAAGGATTATGAGCTCCACACTCCCATGTATTTCTTCCTGGGGAACCTCTCCTTTGTGGATATTTGCTTTAGCTCGGTTACAGCCCCTCGCATGCTGGCCAACCTTCTCCTCGAGAAGAAATCTATCTCCTTCAAGGCCTGTATGACACAACTATTCTTCCTATTCTGTACGGCCAGCATGGAATGCTTTATACTGGCGATCATGGCTTATGACCGACTTGTAGCAATTAGCAATCCTCTTCGTTATCTCTCCATCATGAACTCAAAGACTTGCTTGACCCTGGTGGGCAGCTCTTGGGCCCTCACCTCtttgcactcccttctacacatGGTCACAGTCTCTACCTTTACATTTTGTGGTCCTAACCAGATTCACGAGTATTTTTGTGACCTCCCTCCCCTATTGGCTCTCTCCTGTTCCGATACCACTAGTTACGATCTTCTGGTATTTACAGAGGGTTCTCTAATAGCAACGAGCCCCTTCCTGTTCGTGGTGGTCTCCTATAGCCGAATTCTCAAAACTATCTTAATGATTCGCTCATCCTCTGGACAGTATCGGGCTTTCTCCACATGTTCATCTCATCTCCTTTCTGTAGGACTTTACTTTGGAACCATCTTCTTCACCTACTTCCGTCCTTCCTCGTCAGGGTCAGTGGACGATGACCGGACGATAACTGTGGTGTACTCAGTCCTCACTCCCCTTCTCAATCCATTTATTTACAGTCTGAGGAACCAGCAAGTGAAGGGAGCGTTGAAGAAAATGATGTGTCAATAA